One window from the genome of bacterium encodes:
- a CDS encoding N-6 DNA methylase: protein MLPSRPLGQFFTPPQVVDLAFAVLAWLRPDVRAGRLVDLSCGEGAFLAGALRHGFLVERVYGLDVDPKLLPVWQAHFPPPARPHLALADGLLGTMTEAFEVVVGNPPFGGSPDPAVLPHLMGVYHWWRLGRRGGGSFPRELWFLERSLRLLRPGGLLGLVLPEGFLANKRWRPQREDLLRTAQVEAVIGLPRSVFRHSHAAVKTCLIFVRQQAPAAGHVVRLAELDDEDLPCPEALLGAWEAGAVHATEAPWREA from the coding sequence ATGCTACCATCACGCCCCCTGGGACAGTTCTTCACGCCCCCACAGGTCGTTGACCTGGCCTTCGCCGTGCTCGCCTGGCTGCGGCCGGATGTGCGCGCAGGACGGCTGGTGGACCTGTCGTGCGGCGAGGGGGCGTTCCTGGCCGGGGCGCTGCGGCATGGCTTCCTCGTCGAGCGTGTCTACGGCCTCGACGTAGACCCGAAGTTGCTGCCGGTGTGGCAAGCGCACTTCCCCCCGCCCGCGCGCCCCCACCTCGCCCTGGCGGACGGGCTCCTCGGCACGATGACGGAGGCCTTCGAGGTGGTGGTGGGCAACCCGCCCTTCGGCGGCAGCCCCGACCCCGCTGTGCTGCCACACCTGATGGGGGTCTACCACTGGTGGCGGCTGGGCCGCCGTGGTGGCGGTTCGTTCCCACGGGAGCTATGGTTCCTGGAGCGGTCGCTGCGCCTCCTGCGCCCCGGCGGGCTGCTGGGCCTCGTGCTGCCCGAGGGCTTCCTGGCGAACAAGCGGTGGCGTCCGCAGCGGGAGGACCTGCTGCGGACGGCGCAGGTGGAGGCGGTGATCGGGCTGCCCCGGTCGGTGTTCCGTCACAGCCACGCCGCGGTCAAGACGTGCCTGATCTTCGTCAGGCAGCAGGCGCCAGCGGCGGGGCACGTGGTGCGGCTGGCGGAGTTGGACGACGAGGACTTGCCGTGCCCCGAGGCGCTCCTCGGAGCCTGGGAGGCGGGGGCGGTGCATGCCACAGAGGCGCCGTGGCGGGAGGCGTAG